The proteins below come from a single Burkholderia contaminans genomic window:
- a CDS encoding LysR substrate-binding domain-containing protein → MSTIKLHQLQALVASAEAGSIRGAARTLGLSQAAVTRALRELEASERLPLLVRAPEGIGFTEYGKTLLTHAKLVLKQLEHAQSDLERMRGRVEGRLSIGVTPWLTMTFLAEAVLRFRAQMPEVRLELYEALMAVAQPLLRDGSMDFALGHVQPGGTQEFAFEPMLRYETAVMVRAGHPLEHARSIHDLVDHDWVLNFAADGQAALVDYLFTRHGAHIDERRIVRAQSVAMLQTMLEQADMCTWCPTILAAVPSFGERMRALKLQETFEPRDLGIVTRRSSTLGDAARCFIDCLLHVIRRHARSARKADLALFRTLSLLI, encoded by the coding sequence ATGAGCACGATCAAGCTGCATCAGCTGCAGGCGCTCGTCGCGAGCGCGGAGGCCGGGAGCATCCGCGGTGCGGCGCGCACGCTCGGGCTGTCGCAGGCGGCCGTCACGCGCGCGCTGCGCGAGCTGGAGGCGAGCGAACGCCTGCCGCTGCTGGTCCGCGCGCCGGAGGGAATTGGCTTCACCGAATACGGCAAGACGCTGCTCACGCACGCGAAGCTCGTGCTGAAGCAGCTCGAGCACGCGCAGAGCGATCTCGAGCGCATGCGCGGCCGCGTCGAGGGCCGGCTGAGCATCGGCGTCACACCGTGGCTGACGATGACCTTCCTCGCGGAAGCGGTGCTGCGTTTTCGCGCACAAATGCCCGAGGTGCGCCTCGAACTCTACGAAGCGCTGATGGCCGTCGCGCAGCCGCTGTTGCGCGACGGCAGCATGGATTTCGCGCTCGGGCACGTGCAACCGGGCGGCACGCAGGAATTCGCGTTCGAGCCGATGCTGCGCTACGAGACAGCGGTGATGGTGCGCGCCGGCCACCCGCTCGAGCACGCGCGGTCGATCCACGACCTGGTCGACCACGACTGGGTATTGAATTTCGCGGCCGACGGGCAAGCTGCGCTCGTCGATTACCTGTTCACGCGTCACGGCGCCCACATCGACGAACGGCGCATCGTGCGTGCGCAGTCGGTGGCGATGCTGCAGACGATGCTCGAGCAGGCCGACATGTGCACGTGGTGTCCGACGATCCTCGCGGCCGTGCCGTCGTTCGGCGAACGGATGCGCGCATTGAAGTTGCAAGAGACCTTCGAGCCGCGCGACCTCGGGATCGTCACGCGGCGCAGCAGCACGCTCGGCGACGCGGCGCGCTGCTTCATCGACTGCCTGCTGCACGTGATCCGCCGGCATGCGCGATCGGCACGCAAGGCGGATCTCGCGCTGTTCAGGACGCTGTCGCTGCTGATCTGA
- a CDS encoding zinc-dependent alcohol dehydrogenase family protein — protein MNAWQVKPGDGVAGLQRIDATRRAVGPTDVVVKIHSAGLNYRDLMFARGDYLGIGTDALIPVADGAGEVIETGRDVTRFKPGDRVINTYFPHWIDGPPTPQKVSGSPGAQFDGVLAEHFVSDEAALVAIPAHLNYDEAATLSCAGTTAWNALFADGGLEPGATVVLLGTGGVSIIALQLAHAAGLRTIVTSSSDAKLERARALGADATINYRATPEWQDEVLRLTGGAGADLVVEVGGKDTLPRSVAATKMGGIVSVIGGLSSFAGPELGLLSLIGGIRQLHGIMVGSRAMLDDVVRLVDAKQIRPVVDRVFGFDEAPQAFAYLQSGQHFGKVVIRVAQ, from the coding sequence ATGAACGCATGGCAAGTGAAACCGGGCGACGGCGTGGCCGGGCTTCAGCGCATCGACGCGACACGCCGCGCGGTCGGGCCGACCGACGTCGTCGTGAAAATCCACTCGGCCGGCCTGAACTACCGCGACCTGATGTTCGCGCGCGGCGACTATCTCGGCATCGGCACGGATGCGTTGATCCCGGTGGCCGACGGCGCCGGCGAAGTCATCGAAACCGGCCGCGACGTCACGCGCTTCAAGCCGGGCGATCGCGTGATCAACACGTACTTTCCGCACTGGATCGACGGGCCGCCCACGCCGCAGAAGGTCTCGGGGTCGCCCGGCGCGCAATTCGACGGCGTGCTGGCCGAGCATTTCGTCTCCGATGAAGCCGCGCTGGTCGCGATTCCCGCGCATCTGAACTACGACGAGGCGGCGACGCTGTCGTGCGCGGGCACCACCGCGTGGAACGCGCTGTTCGCCGACGGTGGCCTCGAGCCCGGCGCGACCGTCGTGCTGCTCGGCACCGGCGGCGTGTCGATCATCGCGCTGCAGCTCGCGCATGCGGCGGGGCTGCGGACCATCGTCACGTCATCGAGCGATGCGAAGCTCGAGCGCGCCCGCGCGCTCGGTGCGGACGCAACCATCAACTATCGCGCGACGCCCGAATGGCAAGACGAGGTGCTGCGGCTCACCGGCGGCGCGGGGGCGGACCTGGTCGTGGAAGTGGGCGGCAAGGATACGCTGCCGCGCTCGGTCGCCGCGACGAAGATGGGCGGCATCGTGTCGGTGATCGGCGGCCTCAGCAGCTTCGCCGGCCCCGAACTCGGGCTGCTGTCGCTGATCGGCGGAATCCGGCAGCTGCACGGGATCATGGTCGGCAGCCGCGCGATGCTCGACGATGTCGTGCGGCTCGTCGACGCGAAGCAGATCAGGCCGGTGGTCGATCGCGTGTTCGGCTTCGACGAAGCACCGCAGGCGTTTGCGTACCTGCAGTCGGGTCAACACTTCGGCAAGGTCGTGATCCGCGTCGCGCAGTAA
- a CDS encoding ABC transporter substrate-binding protein translates to MKQWKRMAALAVALAAGAAHAGDWAGKEIRLAVDPTYPPLEYKLPDGTLAGFGIDITNALCAELHARCVWVESSFDGMIPGLLARKFDVIASSMTITPKRQQQIAFTNRISNAPARLVARKGSPLLPTADALKGKRVGVEQGSAQADYAIANWQRAGVQIVSYPNQDQVYADLVTGRLDAAFQASIAASDGFLKKPQGKDFAFVGAAIDDVKYFGQGDGLGLRKQDNDLRDAFNRALAAILANGTYQRINNKYFDFDIYGAK, encoded by the coding sequence ATGAAGCAGTGGAAACGGATGGCGGCGCTCGCGGTGGCGCTGGCGGCAGGGGCGGCGCATGCGGGCGACTGGGCCGGCAAGGAGATCCGCCTCGCGGTCGATCCGACTTACCCGCCGCTCGAATACAAGCTGCCCGACGGCACGCTGGCGGGTTTCGGGATCGACATCACGAACGCGTTGTGCGCGGAGCTGCATGCGCGCTGCGTGTGGGTCGAGTCGAGCTTCGACGGGATGATTCCGGGGCTGCTCGCGCGCAAGTTCGACGTGATTGCGTCGTCGATGACGATCACGCCGAAGCGGCAGCAGCAGATCGCATTCACGAACCGGATCTCGAATGCGCCGGCGCGCCTCGTCGCGCGCAAGGGCTCGCCGCTGCTGCCGACGGCCGACGCGCTGAAGGGCAAGCGCGTGGGCGTCGAGCAGGGTTCCGCGCAGGCTGACTATGCGATCGCGAACTGGCAGCGGGCCGGCGTGCAGATCGTGTCGTACCCGAACCAGGATCAGGTGTATGCCGATCTCGTGACGGGCCGGCTCGATGCGGCGTTCCAGGCGTCGATCGCGGCGAGCGACGGGTTCCTGAAGAAACCGCAGGGCAAGGATTTCGCGTTCGTCGGTGCGGCAATCGACGACGTGAAGTATTTCGGGCAGGGCGACGGGCTCGGGCTGCGCAAGCAGGACAACGACCTGCGTGACGCCTTCAACCGCGCGCTTGCGGCGATCCTCGCGAACGGCACGTACCAGCGCATCAACAACAAGTATTTCGACTTCGACATCTACGGCGCGAAGTAA
- a CDS encoding CsgE family curli-type amyloid fiber assembly protein, translating to MAWAAVTCLSLFATARAQAQDTVDAPPSAAANGGPIAPPSTLLNAERVLEAPKPAPGAGPAAARPATGAAPAGARADARHALPEDQLGGTVTTDAVTLAGRDFYTYFSQTWSEIPLSERYMVAIHERPSGRYGSLIWVEFQQKRVFQTFLPIARANVKAVAESAAGISFQTVIQDDLSNLLFPDSDLAKDEI from the coding sequence TTGGCCTGGGCGGCCGTGACGTGCCTGTCGCTATTCGCGACGGCACGCGCGCAGGCCCAGGATACCGTCGACGCGCCGCCTTCCGCTGCGGCGAACGGCGGTCCGATTGCGCCGCCCTCGACGCTGCTGAACGCCGAACGCGTGCTCGAAGCACCGAAGCCCGCGCCCGGCGCGGGCCCGGCCGCGGCGAGGCCGGCCACCGGCGCCGCGCCGGCCGGTGCCCGGGCCGACGCCCGCCATGCCCTTCCGGAAGACCAGCTGGGCGGCACGGTCACGACCGATGCCGTGACGCTCGCCGGCCGCGATTTCTATACCTACTTCTCGCAAACGTGGTCGGAAATCCCGCTGAGCGAGCGCTACATGGTCGCCATTCACGAACGCCCGTCCGGGCGTTACGGCAGCCTGATCTGGGTCGAGTTCCAGCAAAAGCGCGTATTCCAGACCTTCCTGCCGATTGCGCGGGCAAACGTCAAAGCCGTGGCCGAAAGCGCCGCCGGTATCTCCTTTCAAACCGTCATTCAGGACGATCTGTCGAATTTGCTGTTTCCCGATTCGGATCTGGCCAAAGACGAGATTTAG
- a CDS encoding M20 aminoacylase family protein produces MIALRRRLHAHPELGFEEHATSDLVAGFLTTWGYRVTLGLGGTGVVGTLTRGPGKRLGLRADMDALPIRETTGLPHASRCDGVMHACGHDGHTAMLLAAARCLAERERFTGTLNLIFQPAEEGLGGAKRMIDDGLFAQFPCDAVFAMHNVPGLPAGVLGFCDGPAMASADEVRVRVTGRGGHGAAPHTTIDPVVVCASIVMALQTVVSRNVNPQELAIVTAGSIHAGTASNVIPSHADLALSVRALSPDVRALLERRIREIVHGQAASYGATAEIDYRHEYPVLVNHAAETAFARDVAREWGGDGALIPHLRPIAASEDFAFMLNACPGSYLSIGNGDGAAGCGLHHPGYDFNDACLATGASYWIALAERYLA; encoded by the coding sequence ATGATCGCGCTGCGCCGCCGGCTGCACGCACATCCGGAGCTTGGCTTCGAGGAGCACGCGACGAGCGACCTCGTGGCCGGCTTCCTGACAACGTGGGGTTATCGGGTGACGCTCGGGCTCGGCGGCACGGGCGTGGTCGGCACCTTGACGCGCGGCCCCGGAAAGCGGCTCGGGCTGCGAGCGGACATGGATGCGCTGCCGATCCGCGAGACGACCGGGCTGCCGCACGCGAGCCGGTGCGATGGCGTGATGCATGCGTGCGGCCACGACGGTCACACGGCGATGCTGCTCGCGGCGGCGCGCTGCCTGGCCGAGCGCGAACGCTTCACGGGCACACTGAACCTGATTTTCCAGCCGGCCGAGGAAGGGCTCGGCGGCGCGAAGCGGATGATCGACGACGGGCTGTTCGCGCAGTTTCCGTGCGATGCGGTGTTCGCGATGCACAACGTGCCGGGGCTGCCGGCCGGCGTGCTCGGTTTCTGCGACGGCCCGGCGATGGCCTCGGCCGACGAGGTGCGCGTGCGCGTGACCGGGCGCGGCGGGCATGGCGCGGCGCCGCATACGACGATCGATCCGGTGGTCGTGTGCGCGTCGATCGTGATGGCGCTGCAGACCGTCGTGTCGCGCAACGTGAACCCGCAGGAGCTGGCGATCGTGACGGCCGGTTCGATCCATGCGGGCACCGCGTCGAACGTGATTCCGTCGCACGCGGATCTGGCGCTCAGCGTGCGTGCGCTTTCGCCGGACGTGCGGGCGCTGCTCGAACGGCGAATTCGCGAGATCGTGCACGGGCAGGCCGCGAGCTATGGTGCGACCGCGGAGATCGACTACCGGCACGAGTACCCGGTGCTCGTCAATCACGCAGCGGAGACCGCGTTCGCACGCGACGTCGCCCGCGAATGGGGCGGCGATGGCGCGCTGATCCCGCATCTGCGTCCGATCGCGGCCAGCGAGGACTTCGCGTTCATGCTGAACGCGTGCCCCGGCAGCTACCTGTCGATCGGCAACGGCGACGGCGCCGCCGGATGCGGGCTGCACCACCCCGGCTACGACTTCAACGACGCGTGCCTCGCCACCGGCGCGAGCTACTGGATTGCACTGGCGGAGCGCTACCTCGCGTGA
- the csgH gene encoding curli-like amyloid fiber formation chaperone CsgH produces MVGIHDLNAYFDIAASAGGVNIVPHVRAAAPVDVSYSLRITKTGGAGSASLTRSGESRLAGGEDRPLATLRLSVDSSDICQATLVLRVNGEHAEYSVDCNPHRAAN; encoded by the coding sequence ATGGTTGGCATTCACGATCTCAACGCCTATTTCGACATCGCCGCCAGTGCCGGCGGCGTGAACATCGTGCCGCACGTGCGGGCGGCCGCGCCGGTCGACGTGTCGTACAGCCTGCGCATCACCAAGACCGGCGGCGCCGGCTCGGCCTCGCTGACACGCTCCGGCGAATCGCGACTCGCCGGCGGCGAGGATCGGCCGCTCGCGACGCTGCGGCTGAGCGTCGATTCGAGCGACATCTGCCAGGCGACGCTGGTACTGCGCGTCAATGGCGAGCACGCGGAATATTCGGTGGACTGCAATCCGCATCGGGCCGCCAATTGA
- a CDS encoding SDR family oxidoreductase, giving the protein MSSRTYLVTGASRGIGLAISTLLARRGHRVIGLARHAQGIDFPGELRACDLADLEQTAAVLARISEQHDVDGIVNNAGIVLPQPLGQIDFQSLQTVFDLNVRAAVQVTQHFAEAMKARGHGRIVNICSRAIFGSLDRTAYSAAKSALVGCTHTWALELAEHGVTVNAVAPGPIETELFRQTRPVGSEAERKVLATIPARRLGTPDDVAAAIAFFLSDEAGFVTGQVLAVDGGGSLGGRS; this is encoded by the coding sequence ATGTCATCTCGCACCTATCTCGTCACCGGCGCATCGCGCGGCATCGGCCTCGCGATCAGCACGTTGCTCGCACGGCGCGGCCATCGCGTCATCGGCCTTGCGCGTCACGCGCAGGGCATCGACTTCCCCGGCGAGTTGCGCGCATGCGATCTCGCCGACCTCGAACAGACGGCGGCCGTTCTTGCACGCATCAGCGAGCAGCACGATGTCGACGGCATCGTGAACAACGCGGGCATCGTGTTGCCGCAACCGCTCGGGCAGATCGATTTCCAGTCGCTGCAGACCGTGTTCGATCTCAACGTGCGGGCCGCTGTCCAGGTGACGCAACACTTTGCGGAGGCGATGAAGGCACGCGGCCACGGGCGCATCGTCAACATCTGCAGCCGCGCGATTTTCGGCAGCCTCGATCGCACCGCGTATTCCGCCGCGAAGAGCGCGCTCGTCGGCTGCACGCACACGTGGGCGCTCGAACTCGCCGAACATGGCGTGACCGTCAACGCGGTGGCGCCGGGTCCGATCGAGACGGAACTGTTCCGGCAGACGCGGCCCGTCGGCAGCGAAGCCGAACGCAAGGTGCTCGCGACGATTCCCGCACGCCGGCTCGGCACGCCCGACGACGTGGCCGCGGCGATTGCATTCTTCCTGTCGGACGAGGCCGGCTTCGTCACCGGGCAGGTGCTGGCCGTGGACGGCGGCGGCAGTCTCGGCGGGCGTAGTTGA
- a CDS encoding curli assembly protein CsgF: MSLIALVAMTAVSPYAWSSTLVYQPNNPNFGGNPANGPNLLNEANAQNKHTDPSLSAFSSPTSTSSLDQFNAQLQQAILSRVAGSVTNSIVGTNGELKPGTISTGNFTIVVSAAGNGNLQVTTTDKTTGATSTFIVSNGQ, encoded by the coding sequence TTGAGCTTGATCGCCCTGGTCGCGATGACCGCGGTGTCGCCTTATGCGTGGTCGTCGACGCTGGTTTATCAGCCGAACAACCCGAACTTCGGCGGCAACCCGGCAAACGGCCCCAACCTGCTCAACGAGGCCAACGCGCAGAACAAGCACACCGATCCGTCGCTGTCGGCCTTTTCGTCGCCGACGTCCACGTCGTCGCTCGACCAGTTCAATGCGCAGCTGCAGCAGGCGATCCTGTCGCGCGTTGCCGGCTCGGTGACGAACTCGATCGTCGGTACCAACGGCGAGCTCAAGCCGGGGACGATCAGCACGGGCAATTTCACGATCGTCGTGAGTGCGGCCGGCAACGGCAACCTGCAGGTGACGACCACCGACAAGACGACGGGTGCGACCTCGACGTTCATCGTCAGCAACGGCCAATAA
- a CDS encoding beta strand repeat-containing protein — MKVTKSAIAIAVLMLASAAAQADSSNNTVNVQQYGGFNAATVEQTATSGDSVAITQSASGNDPRYGFVANVTTQSGSGDTTVIQQYSGWAQPYSSVNVTQTGTSNEQNYVNQFGGGDFSASITQTISANTGLGAKNDVNTINQYSAIDSASISQQGGGGNVVTINQGTASQSASFNNATVTQADSNGNTIGITQTGNNGTATVQTTSATANTTSITQTGGVTNASVTQLFEGGDQVTTTQSGTETATVNSSFGGANTTTISQSGGVIGNNATVHQFVAAGNTTSITQTADGNNASVTQAFEFGDNATISQTAVLNNASISQQFGYGNNASISQSAAFNTASISQSNSAGSTASITQASADNQAIVTQSATSGSSATVSQSGDIGNYANASQTGADDALSLTQVGGFNIINASQVSGTGNQGFVTQIGYSNNATLVQQGNANYASINQIGYNNTASIKQH; from the coding sequence ATGAAGGTGACCAAGTCTGCAATCGCAATCGCAGTGCTGATGCTCGCATCGGCTGCCGCACAGGCCGATTCGTCGAACAACACGGTGAACGTCCAGCAATACGGCGGCTTCAACGCAGCAACCGTCGAACAGACCGCGACGAGCGGGGATTCGGTGGCGATTACCCAATCGGCGTCCGGCAACGATCCCCGCTACGGGTTCGTCGCCAACGTGACGACCCAGAGCGGCAGCGGCGATACGACCGTGATCCAGCAATACTCCGGGTGGGCGCAGCCGTATTCGAGCGTGAACGTGACGCAGACGGGCACGTCGAACGAGCAGAACTACGTGAACCAGTTCGGCGGCGGCGACTTCTCGGCGAGCATCACGCAGACGATCTCGGCCAACACGGGGCTCGGTGCGAAAAACGACGTCAACACCATCAACCAGTACAGCGCCATCGACAGCGCGTCGATCTCGCAGCAAGGCGGCGGCGGGAACGTCGTGACGATCAACCAGGGCACGGCGAGCCAGAGCGCATCGTTCAACAACGCAACGGTCACGCAAGCGGATTCGAACGGCAACACCATCGGCATCACGCAGACCGGCAACAACGGTACCGCGACCGTCCAGACGACGTCGGCCACGGCCAACACGACGTCGATCACGCAAACGGGCGGCGTGACCAACGCCAGCGTGACGCAGCTCTTCGAAGGCGGCGACCAGGTCACGACGACCCAGAGCGGCACCGAAACCGCCACCGTGAATTCGTCGTTCGGCGGCGCCAACACGACGACGATTTCGCAATCGGGCGGAGTGATCGGCAACAACGCGACGGTGCACCAGTTCGTCGCGGCCGGCAACACGACGTCGATCACGCAGACGGCGGACGGCAACAACGCATCGGTCACCCAGGCGTTCGAGTTCGGCGACAACGCGACGATCAGCCAGACGGCCGTCCTGAACAACGCGTCGATCTCGCAGCAGTTCGGCTACGGCAACAACGCGTCGATCTCGCAATCCGCCGCGTTCAACACGGCGTCGATCTCGCAAAGCAACTCGGCGGGTTCGACGGCGTCCATTACGCAGGCTTCGGCGGACAACCAGGCGATCGTGACGCAATCGGCAACGTCGGGCTCGTCGGCCACGGTGAGCCAGTCGGGTGACATCGGCAACTACGCCAATGCATCGCAGACGGGTGCGGATGACGCGCTGAGCCTCACGCAAGTCGGCGGCTTCAACATCATCAACGCATCGCAGGTGTCCGGCACGGGCAACCAGGGCTTCGTGACGCAGATCGGCTACAGCAACAACGCCACGCTGGTCCAGCAAGGCAACGCGAACTACGCGAGCATCAACCAGATCGGCTACAACAACACCGCATCGATCAAGCAGCACTGA
- a CDS encoding LysR family transcriptional regulator: protein MDERLRGVAEFVDVVESGSFAAAALRLGVTRSAVAKVVARLERRLGARLLQRTTRQLGLTDEGLVYYEQCRRLLAELGETEAALDAGQREPAGRLRVSVPVLFGRQCVAPVMRRLVERHPRLEIDVSFSDRVADLVNDGFDIAVRIGELADTSALVGRKLGVQRMGICASPAYLDRHGRPAGLDALASHVGIAYSRGGQPTPWRVVGADGAVHDHRPAGRLRLDDLQAIADAAAAGAGLAWLPCWLMAPYLRDGRLALVMDSNSVSGAEVFAVRPASRQVPSKVRVVIDALVDEIPRMLASDD, encoded by the coding sequence ATGGACGAGCGGCTGAGAGGCGTGGCCGAATTTGTCGACGTGGTGGAGTCGGGCAGCTTCGCGGCGGCGGCGCTGCGGCTCGGCGTCACGCGCTCGGCCGTCGCGAAGGTCGTCGCGCGGCTGGAACGCCGCCTCGGCGCGCGGCTCCTGCAGCGCACGACCCGCCAGCTCGGCCTGACAGATGAGGGGCTCGTCTACTACGAGCAATGCCGGCGGCTGCTGGCCGAACTCGGCGAGACGGAGGCCGCGCTCGACGCGGGGCAGCGCGAGCCGGCAGGGCGGCTGCGCGTCAGCGTGCCCGTGCTGTTCGGGCGGCAATGCGTGGCGCCCGTCATGCGGCGCCTCGTCGAGCGCCATCCGCGGCTCGAGATCGACGTGTCGTTCAGCGACCGCGTGGCCGACCTGGTCAACGACGGCTTCGACATCGCGGTGCGTATCGGCGAGCTGGCCGATACGAGTGCGCTGGTCGGCCGCAAGCTCGGCGTGCAACGCATGGGCATCTGTGCGTCGCCCGCGTATCTCGACCGTCATGGCCGGCCGGCGGGGCTCGACGCACTCGCGTCGCACGTCGGCATCGCGTATTCGCGCGGCGGGCAACCGACGCCGTGGCGGGTCGTCGGCGCGGACGGCGCGGTGCACGACCATCGCCCGGCCGGCCGCCTGCGGCTCGACGACCTGCAGGCGATCGCCGATGCGGCCGCCGCCGGCGCGGGCCTCGCGTGGCTGCCGTGCTGGCTGATGGCGCCTTACCTGCGCGACGGCCGCCTCGCGCTCGTGATGGACAGCAACAGTGTGTCGGGCGCCGAAGTGTTCGCGGTGCGGCCGGCCTCGCGCCAGGTGCCGTCGAAGGTGCGTGTCGTCATCGATGCGCTCGTCGACGAGATACCGCGCATGCTGGCATCGGACGATTGA
- a CDS encoding porin: MNWRLAFVAAPALCAAPAFAFAQGSVTLYGLVDAGIDYTNNVGGHGAWQMASGFAQGSRWGLKGTEDLGGGYSALFQLESGFNVNSGTLAQGSRMFGRHAYVGLGSARFGTLTLGRQYDAVVDYLAPTTANGSWGVYPFSHPLDNDNTGNTFRVNNTVKYASPDFAGFSFGGTYSFSNDTGFANNRQWSVGAQYEQGGLLIGAAFLNADNPGATSGGAIAGSGPVGADANFASARLRIFGAGINYTAGPATVGLAYTNSNVTRPTANVGYLFGDETIQPVTGPLAGGAVSSIRYQNVEVNGKYQLTPALFVGAQYVYTTVRYDATTGSAKPKIHSLGLMADYSLSKRTDVYLMGAYQRIAGDATGSSLDQAYIPGAADLSSTSKQLMVHAGIRHKF, encoded by the coding sequence ATGAACTGGAGATTGGCTTTCGTCGCGGCCCCGGCGCTGTGTGCAGCGCCCGCGTTCGCGTTCGCGCAAGGCAGCGTCACGTTGTACGGCCTCGTCGATGCCGGCATCGACTACACGAACAACGTCGGCGGCCACGGTGCGTGGCAGATGGCAAGCGGCTTCGCGCAAGGCAGCCGCTGGGGGCTGAAGGGCACCGAGGACCTGGGCGGCGGCTACAGCGCGCTGTTCCAGCTCGAGAGCGGCTTCAACGTGAACAGCGGCACGCTCGCGCAGGGCAGCCGCATGTTCGGGCGGCACGCGTACGTCGGGCTCGGCAGCGCGCGGTTCGGCACGCTGACGCTCGGCCGGCAATACGATGCGGTGGTCGACTATCTCGCGCCGACGACCGCGAACGGCAGCTGGGGCGTCTATCCGTTCTCGCATCCGCTCGACAACGACAACACCGGCAACACGTTTCGCGTGAACAACACGGTGAAGTACGCGAGCCCGGATTTCGCCGGCTTCTCGTTCGGCGGCACGTACAGTTTCAGCAACGACACGGGCTTTGCGAACAACCGGCAGTGGAGCGTCGGCGCGCAGTACGAGCAGGGCGGCTTGCTGATCGGCGCGGCCTTCCTGAATGCGGACAACCCGGGCGCGACGTCGGGCGGCGCGATCGCGGGCTCGGGGCCGGTCGGTGCCGATGCGAACTTTGCGTCGGCGCGGCTGCGGATCTTCGGTGCGGGCATCAACTATACGGCGGGGCCCGCGACGGTCGGGCTCGCGTACACGAACAGCAACGTCACGCGGCCGACCGCGAACGTCGGCTACCTGTTCGGCGACGAAACGATCCAGCCGGTGACCGGCCCGCTCGCGGGGGGCGCGGTGTCGTCGATCAGGTACCAGAACGTCGAGGTGAACGGCAAATACCAGCTCACGCCGGCGCTGTTCGTCGGTGCGCAGTACGTGTACACGACGGTGCGCTACGACGCGACGACGGGCAGCGCGAAGCCGAAGATCCATTCGCTCGGGCTGATGGCCGATTACAGCCTGTCGAAGCGCACGGACGTGTACCTGATGGGCGCGTACCAGCGGATCGCGGGCGATGCGACGGGCTCGTCGCTCGACCAGGCTTACATTCCCGGCGCGGCGGACCTGTCGTCGACCTCGAAGCAGCTGATGGTTCACGCGGGGATCCGTCACAAGTTCTGA
- a CDS encoding CsgG/HfaB family protein, protein MKNNAERTRFNTGMTRVAMGAVLLLSLAGCVTRPMPALSNATLTPPTRTTRDLTHLPPPKGKIVAAVYGFRDLTGQYKASPDSSFSSQVTQGGASFLVKAMRDSGWFTPVERENLQDLLTERKIMRATDGADAKKAQNDAMAPLMPANIVLEGGIVGYDTNVRTGGAGVAYLGISGSTQYRIDQVTVNLRAIDIRTGQVLNSVSTTKTVYSYQVDTGIYRFVGFKDLLQAEAGLTRNEPAQICVNEAIESALTHLIVQGVANQTWALKNDQDWYDPTMQRYLQEDRKYAQDMEDANTAYDPQKIDRQGASTH, encoded by the coding sequence ATGAAAAACAATGCTGAACGCACACGCTTCAACACGGGGATGACACGGGTCGCCATGGGCGCGGTGTTGCTGCTGTCGCTGGCCGGCTGCGTCACGCGGCCGATGCCGGCATTGAGCAACGCGACGCTGACGCCGCCGACGCGCACCACGCGCGACCTCACGCACCTGCCGCCGCCGAAGGGCAAGATCGTCGCGGCCGTGTACGGCTTTCGCGACCTGACGGGGCAGTACAAGGCATCGCCGGACAGCTCGTTCTCGTCGCAGGTCACGCAGGGCGGCGCGTCGTTCCTCGTCAAGGCGATGCGCGACTCCGGCTGGTTCACGCCGGTGGAACGCGAGAACCTGCAGGACCTGCTGACCGAACGCAAGATCATGCGCGCCACCGACGGCGCGGATGCGAAGAAGGCGCAGAACGATGCGATGGCGCCGCTGATGCCCGCGAACATCGTGCTCGAGGGCGGCATCGTCGGCTACGACACGAACGTCCGGACCGGCGGGGCCGGCGTCGCTTACCTCGGGATCAGCGGGTCGACGCAATACCGGATCGACCAGGTCACCGTCAACCTGCGCGCGATCGACATCCGCACGGGCCAGGTGCTCAACAGCGTGTCGACGACCAAGACCGTCTACTCCTATCAGGTCGACACGGGCATCTATCGCTTCGTCGGCTTCAAGGACCTGCTGCAGGCGGAAGCCGGGCTGACGCGCAACGAACCCGCGCAGATCTGCGTGAACGAAGCGATCGAATCGGCGCTCACGCACCTGATCGTCCAGGGGGTCGCGAACCAGACCTGGGCGCTGAAGAACGACCAGGACTGGTACGACCCGACGATGCAGCGGTATCTGCAGGAAGACCGGAAATACGCGCAGGACATGGAGGACGCGAACACCGCGTACGACCCGCAGAAGATCGATCGCCAGGGCGCGTCCACTCATTAA